A genomic stretch from Hymenobacter psoromatis includes:
- a CDS encoding radical SAM protein, giving the protein MPERPYTYYDFTLSLCPQCLRRIEAKIVFEDGNVFMLKRCPEHGRQKVRIATDIEYYKSIRNYVKPSETPRRFNMATHYGCPYDCGLCTDHEQHSCLTVIEVTDRCNLTCPTCYAESSPTHGRHRTLEEIEAMLDLVVANEGEPDVVQISGGEPTLHPQFWEILDMCKRKPIKHLMVNTNGVRLAKDEAFVARLATYSGAFEVYLQFDSFREEVLLKMRGRDLREVRQQAIANLNKYNLSTTLVVTLQKGLNDDEMGDIIDYALKQKCIRGVTFQPTQAAGRLDNFNPETDSFSLTEVRQGIIDQSSVFTAADLLPVPCNPDALAMAYALKLDGEVFPLTRYIDPADLLQSGGNTIVYERDPRLRQHLLKLFSTANTVDTVVPEMDQLLCCLPQVSAPNLGYDNLFRIIILQFMDAWNFDVRAVKKSCVHIVSKDLKIIPFETMNIFYRDQEKLARLEELRGERLGII; this is encoded by the coding sequence ATGCCTGAACGCCCCTACACCTACTACGACTTCACCCTCAGCCTGTGCCCGCAGTGCCTGCGGCGCATCGAAGCCAAAATCGTCTTTGAGGACGGCAATGTGTTCATGCTCAAGCGCTGCCCCGAGCACGGGCGGCAAAAGGTGCGCATCGCCACCGACATCGAGTACTACAAAAGCATTCGTAACTACGTGAAGCCCAGCGAGACGCCGCGCCGCTTCAACATGGCCACGCACTACGGCTGCCCCTACGACTGCGGCCTCTGCACCGACCACGAGCAGCACTCCTGCCTCACCGTGATTGAGGTGACCGACCGCTGCAACCTCACTTGCCCCACCTGCTACGCTGAAAGCAGCCCTACCCACGGCCGCCATCGCACCCTCGAAGAAATAGAGGCGATGCTCGACCTGGTAGTGGCCAACGAGGGCGAGCCCGACGTGGTGCAGATTTCGGGCGGCGAGCCCACGCTGCACCCGCAGTTCTGGGAAATTCTGGATATGTGCAAGCGCAAGCCCATCAAACACTTAATGGTGAATACCAACGGCGTGCGTCTGGCCAAAGACGAAGCTTTTGTGGCGCGGCTGGCTACCTACTCCGGCGCGTTTGAGGTGTATTTACAATTCGACTCGTTCCGCGAGGAAGTATTACTCAAAATGCGCGGCCGCGACCTGCGCGAGGTGCGCCAGCAGGCCATTGCGAACCTCAATAAATACAACCTCAGCACCACGCTGGTCGTGACCCTGCAAAAGGGGCTGAACGACGACGAGATGGGCGATATTATCGACTACGCGCTCAAGCAGAAGTGTATTCGCGGCGTCACGTTTCAGCCCACCCAGGCCGCCGGCCGGCTCGATAATTTCAACCCCGAAACCGACTCGTTTTCGCTCACCGAAGTGCGCCAGGGCATCATCGACCAAAGCTCGGTTTTCACGGCCGCGGATTTACTACCCGTGCCCTGCAACCCCGACGCGCTGGCAATGGCCTACGCCCTCAAACTCGACGGCGAAGTGTTCCCGCTCACCCGCTATATCGACCCCGCCGACTTGCTCCAGAGCGGCGGCAACACCATCGTGTATGAGCGCGACCCGCGTCTGCGCCAGCACCTGCTCAAATTATTCAGCACCGCCAACACCGTTGATACGGTGGTGCCCGAAATGGACCAATTATTATGCTGCCTACCCCAGGTTTCGGCACCCAACCTGGGCTACGATAATTTATTCCGAATAATTATTCTGCAATTTATGGACGCCTGGAATTTCGACGTGCGCGCCGTGAAAAAATCCTGCGTCCACATCGTGAGCAAGGACCTGAAAATTATTCCGTTCGAAACGATGAATATCTTTTACCGCGACCAGGAAAAATTGGCGCGGCTGGAAGAATTACGCGGCGAACGCCTGGGAATTATATGA